In a genomic window of Roseiflexus castenholzii DSM 13941:
- a CDS encoding AAA family ATPase, with protein sequence MTSGATSYADAPLENPFVQRARITDATRFAGRWRELSLIFDAIEVRRPVMVTGPASIGKSSLLTHITASAAVHLEEPLLPSFYLALHEAATPEDVYQTVLQALGVPGSTPSALEVALLEQETPVLLCLDDAHRAIRAGWGETLLDTLARIARGGRLILVVAAAGEMPLLSERFVSVRLGSFAPAEVRLFAETYLEGTNVSFTPGELRVLASISAGHPAYLQRAAYHLFESRRDGRDWCAAFLAEARERPIPGAPLPPEAFTGEERSDAIRPRYGALRTDKRPKETVGFLVPEAPRALLFAIPPLAALLALVVTNNAVTAALVALPGLAIALAWWYRCRVS encoded by the coding sequence GTGACTTCTGGCGCAACATCGTATGCCGATGCGCCGCTGGAAAACCCCTTCGTCCAGCGCGCGCGCATTACCGACGCCACGCGCTTCGCCGGGCGCTGGCGCGAACTGTCGCTCATTTTCGACGCCATCGAAGTCCGCCGTCCGGTGATGGTCACCGGTCCGGCAAGCATCGGCAAATCATCGCTGCTGACGCACATCACGGCATCAGCGGCGGTTCACCTTGAAGAACCGCTGCTCCCGTCCTTCTATCTGGCGCTTCATGAGGCGGCAACGCCAGAGGATGTCTATCAGACGGTGCTTCAGGCGCTGGGCGTGCCGGGTTCGACGCCGTCGGCGCTGGAAGTGGCGTTGCTCGAACAGGAGACGCCGGTGCTCCTCTGCCTGGATGATGCGCACCGGGCTATACGCGCAGGTTGGGGTGAAACGTTGCTCGACACGCTGGCGCGCATTGCGCGCGGCGGGCGGTTGATTCTGGTGGTGGCTGCGGCAGGGGAGATGCCGCTTCTCAGTGAACGGTTTGTGAGCGTGCGCCTGGGTTCATTTGCGCCTGCGGAAGTGCGCCTGTTTGCAGAGACATATCTCGAAGGCACGAATGTCAGTTTCACACCAGGTGAACTGCGGGTTCTCGCCAGTATCAGCGCCGGGCATCCGGCGTATCTCCAGCGCGCTGCCTACCATCTCTTTGAGAGTCGGCGCGACGGGCGCGATTGGTGCGCAGCGTTCCTCGCCGAAGCGCGGGAGCGCCCGATTCCGGGTGCGCCGCTGCCGCCAGAAGCCTTCACAGGAGAGGAGCGATCCGACGCGATCAGACCGCGGTATGGCGCCCTCCGCACCGACAAACGTCCAAAAGAGACCGTCGGATTCCTGGTTCCTGAAGCGCCACGCGCCCTGCTATTCGCGATCCCTCCGCTGGCAGCGCTCCTTGCCCTTGTCGTCACCAACAACGCCGTCACTGCCGCGCTCGTGGCGTTGCCGGGTCTGGCAATTGCGCTGGCATGGTGGTATCGCTGCCGCGTCAGTTGA
- a CDS encoding cytochrome c biogenesis CcdA family protein has protein sequence MSVQNTNPATAPSATRFPWRALFVGLGIALALAVLAILSQGSSSPVAPRGASMLILAPAAFLAGVFSFLSPCTLPILPAYFAFTFQAQRERIVVMTIAFFLGLATTMVLLGATATALSQALFRNLEALTFIGGLIVIVFGLLSMLGKGFSGVQLLSRPSASIAGSYLYGATFALGWTACVGPILGALLTLLATQGIAILQGAVLSFIYALGLGTPLIIVATFFSRLGAGSPFWKALRGRGFSLSIGGYQLHLHTTSLISGALLVIMGLLLATGQLTALSEWAQRTPLAQWALSLEQWVQRLFFGQ, from the coding sequence ATGTCTGTTCAAAACACCAACCCGGCAACCGCGCCATCGGCGACGCGATTCCCCTGGCGCGCCTTGTTTGTTGGTCTTGGCATTGCGCTGGCGCTTGCAGTGCTCGCCATTCTGAGTCAGGGAAGCAGCAGTCCGGTGGCGCCACGCGGCGCCAGCATGCTCATTCTGGCGCCGGCGGCGTTTCTTGCCGGTGTGTTCAGTTTTCTGTCCCCCTGTACCTTGCCAATTCTGCCCGCCTACTTCGCCTTCACATTTCAGGCGCAGCGCGAGCGGATCGTGGTCATGACCATCGCGTTCTTCCTGGGGTTGGCGACGACCATGGTGCTGCTCGGTGCGACGGCGACGGCGCTCAGTCAGGCGCTGTTTCGCAATCTTGAGGCGCTGACCTTCATCGGCGGATTGATCGTTATCGTCTTTGGACTCCTGAGCATGCTGGGAAAAGGGTTCAGCGGCGTGCAACTCCTGTCGCGTCCTTCGGCAAGCATTGCCGGCTCGTACCTGTATGGCGCGACCTTTGCGCTTGGATGGACGGCGTGCGTCGGTCCGATCCTGGGGGCATTACTCACATTGCTGGCAACGCAGGGCATCGCTATTTTGCAAGGGGCGGTGCTCTCGTTCATTTATGCGCTTGGTCTCGGCACGCCATTGATCATTGTGGCAACCTTTTTCAGTCGCCTTGGCGCCGGTTCGCCGTTCTGGAAGGCGCTGCGCGGGCGCGGGTTCAGCCTGAGCATCGGTGGCTATCAACTGCACCTGCACACCACCAGCCTGATCAGCGGGGCGCTGCTGGTCATCATGGGATTGCTGCTGGCAACCGGGCAACTGACCGCGCTGAGCGAGTGGGCGCAGCGCACGCCATTGGCGCAGTGGGCGCTGAGCCTCGAACAATGGGTGCAACGTCTCTTCTTTGGTCAGTAG
- a CDS encoding O-acetyl-ADP-ribose deacetylase, producing the protein MMQFKIGLATLELIRGNIVEQDVDAIVNAANETLAPGGGVSGAIHRAAGPELAEACARIGGCPTGEARITAGYHLKARHVIHAVGPRYSGNPRDAELLASAYRSSLLLAEQHGLQHIAFPSISTGIYGYPLDEAAPIALATCRDVVQSHSEIRLVRFVLFDEETFQAYVRAAQNLGLIPVD; encoded by the coding sequence ATGATGCAATTCAAGATTGGTCTTGCAACTCTGGAGCTGATCCGCGGCAACATTGTCGAGCAGGACGTCGATGCGATTGTCAACGCAGCCAACGAAACGCTCGCGCCGGGAGGCGGAGTATCTGGCGCGATCCATCGCGCCGCCGGACCAGAACTCGCAGAAGCGTGTGCGCGTATCGGCGGCTGTCCCACAGGAGAGGCGCGCATCACTGCCGGATACCATCTCAAAGCGCGCCATGTCATTCACGCTGTTGGTCCGCGCTACAGCGGCAACCCGCGCGACGCCGAACTCCTCGCATCGGCGTACCGCTCGTCGCTGCTGCTGGCAGAACAACACGGGTTACAGCACATCGCGTTCCCGTCGATCAGTACCGGAATCTACGGCTACCCGCTCGACGAGGCCGCGCCGATTGCCCTGGCGACGTGCCGGGATGTGGTGCAGAGCCATTCTGAGATCAGGCTGGTGCGCTTCGTCCTGTTCGACGAAGAGACCTTTCAGGCTTACGTGCGGGCTGCACAGAACCTTGGATTGATACCCGTCGATTGA
- a CDS encoding TlpA family protein disulfide reductase — MRYRLLTLLVATLLIAACGQQQSVRSGSPVTPVFAFTEAVVGPNRIALGLVRNGSPVNDPGAKIHLRFFDLNDTSSPVKIETDAVYYGQGLPAAIYVAYPTFDRAGNWGIEVQTTLSGQSEPNVARLRLEVKERSEVPNVGDRAISVKTPTVRDVPDPSRLSSGRVEDLSMYQISLDEALQNGKPTALLFATPAFCRTAVCAPSLSVMQQLQKIYGDRINFIHVEVFRYPFRESFEAQTAVFQKLSQEGRAPRPEERNVGLSDPMIAWGLQSEPWLYLIDANGVIVARYEGGITREEMTPALENLIAGKPPQDGR; from the coding sequence ATGCGCTATAGACTGTTAACGCTTCTCGTAGCGACGCTGTTGATCGCTGCATGCGGTCAACAGCAATCGGTTCGCTCTGGCAGTCCGGTGACGCCGGTTTTTGCTTTTACCGAAGCGGTTGTCGGTCCGAACCGCATTGCGCTCGGGCTGGTGCGCAACGGTTCTCCGGTCAATGATCCGGGGGCGAAGATCCACCTGCGCTTTTTTGACCTGAACGACACGAGTTCACCGGTCAAAATCGAGACGGATGCGGTTTATTACGGACAGGGATTGCCAGCCGCGATCTATGTCGCCTATCCGACGTTCGACCGGGCTGGCAATTGGGGGATAGAAGTGCAGACCACCCTCAGCGGTCAGTCGGAACCGAACGTTGCGCGATTGCGCCTCGAGGTCAAGGAGCGTTCAGAAGTTCCAAATGTGGGTGATCGGGCGATTTCGGTGAAGACGCCAACCGTCCGCGATGTGCCGGATCCGTCGCGCCTGTCGTCGGGGCGCGTCGAAGACCTTTCGATGTACCAGATCAGCCTCGACGAAGCGTTGCAGAATGGCAAGCCGACGGCGCTGCTCTTCGCCACACCTGCCTTCTGCCGCACCGCAGTGTGCGCCCCAAGCCTGAGCGTGATGCAGCAGTTGCAGAAAATCTATGGCGACCGCATCAATTTTATCCACGTCGAGGTGTTTCGCTACCCGTTCCGCGAGTCGTTTGAGGCGCAGACGGCGGTGTTCCAGAAACTGTCGCAGGAAGGGCGCGCTCCACGACCGGAAGAGCGCAATGTGGGGCTTTCCGACCCAATGATTGCTTGGGGGTTGCAGTCGGAACCATGGTTGTATCTGATCGACGCGAATGGCGTCATCGTCGCGCGGTATGAGGGCGGCATCACCCGCGAGGAAATGACCCCGGCGCTGGAGAACCTGATCGCCGGTAAACCGCCGCAGGACGGCAGATGA
- a CDS encoding NUDIX hydrolase: MNDQPDAAGCVVYRYDERGQPLILLIHDQYGKWTLPKGHLDDGESAAEAAVREVREETGMTGELGAFVGSVTYMVQKKSKPYRKRVDFFLMHADGGDAVPEAEEGISAVAWFPPHEAQMRVGYHQIRDIIVRATKIIPSP; this comes from the coding sequence ATGAACGATCAGCCTGACGCGGCGGGATGTGTCGTCTATCGCTACGACGAACGCGGGCAGCCGCTCATTCTGTTGATCCACGACCAGTATGGCAAATGGACGCTGCCCAAAGGTCACCTCGACGACGGCGAGAGCGCCGCAGAAGCGGCGGTGCGCGAGGTGCGCGAAGAGACTGGGATGACCGGTGAGTTGGGGGCGTTTGTCGGAAGTGTTACGTATATGGTTCAGAAGAAAAGCAAGCCGTATCGGAAGCGCGTTGACTTTTTCCTGATGCACGCCGACGGTGGGGACGCTGTGCCAGAAGCGGAAGAGGGGATCAGCGCCGTCGCCTGGTTCCCTCCCCATGAAGCGCAGATGCGCGTCGGATACCATCAGATCCGCGACATCATTGTCCGCGCCACGAAGATAATCCCGTCACCGTGA
- a CDS encoding Uma2 family endonuclease, which yields MTVEAHADSLRITHSDGLEVDLAPLQALWTEEQYLRLTEQTNHLIEFVDGSIEVLPMPTSRHQTMLLLLYERLKAAVQPTGGKVLAAPLRLRLRPGKFCEPDIVLLQSADDPRYQDAFWLGADLVVEVVSPDQPERDTREKVRDYAEAGIPEYWIVNPLDETVTVLALAGEAYTPHGVFRRGQRALSKLLDGFGVAVDDIFDVQ from the coding sequence ATGACGGTCGAAGCGCACGCCGATTCGTTGAGAATAACCCACAGTGACGGGCTGGAAGTCGATCTCGCGCCGCTTCAGGCTCTCTGGACGGAGGAGCAGTATCTGCGTCTTACCGAACAGACCAACCACCTGATCGAGTTTGTCGACGGTTCTATCGAGGTGCTGCCGATGCCCACCAGCCGCCATCAGACGATGCTGCTCCTCCTGTATGAACGACTAAAAGCGGCAGTGCAGCCAACGGGAGGAAAAGTGCTGGCGGCGCCGCTGCGGTTGCGCCTGCGACCTGGCAAGTTTTGTGAACCTGATATTGTGTTGTTGCAGTCTGCCGACGATCCGCGTTATCAGGACGCCTTCTGGCTCGGCGCCGATCTCGTGGTTGAAGTCGTCAGTCCCGACCAACCGGAGCGAGATACCAGAGAGAAAGTGCGCGACTATGCCGAGGCAGGCATCCCCGAATACTGGATTGTCAATCCGCTCGATGAGACGGTGACGGTGTTGGCGCTTGCAGGAGAAGCGTACACGCCGCACGGCGTCTTTCGTCGAGGTCAGCGCGCGCTTTCAAAATTGCTCGACGGTTTCGGCGTCGCAGTGGATGATATTTTCGATGTGCAATAG
- a CDS encoding NAD(P)/FAD-dependent oxidoreductase yields MHLAIIGAGMAGLSAARELRQRHPDLSITIYEKSRGVGGRVATRRRNGFVFDHGAQVIKAQDEDMDRLLHTGLPTEGLRHITQPVYVFHADGTIVEGDPTLNAEPSRFYAAGLNQLGKLLAAGLDVRREIRIAALRHETGTERWMLFDANGAHAGTADAVLLTPPAPQTAEILAMSEFDPTLRDALVRELIRVPYRRCLTLTLAYDRPIERPFYALVNVDRQHPVAWLALEHTKGTERCPPGHSLLIVQMSGHFSLQQWDAPAEELASAVIEMVSMVLEEDLRRPMWYDRQGWRYALPDGVAKADMLNSTQTGLFFAGDYAVGLGRIHLAIKNGQEVARAIDAWLNR; encoded by the coding sequence GTGCATCTGGCAATCATTGGTGCGGGAATGGCCGGTCTCAGCGCGGCGCGCGAACTTCGTCAGCGACATCCTGATCTCTCCATCACAATATACGAGAAGAGTCGCGGCGTTGGCGGGCGTGTGGCGACGCGCCGACGCAACGGGTTCGTGTTCGACCATGGCGCACAGGTCATCAAAGCGCAGGACGAAGACATGGATCGCCTGTTGCACACCGGGCTTCCAACTGAAGGATTGCGCCATATCACACAACCGGTGTATGTCTTCCATGCCGATGGCACGATCGTCGAAGGCGATCCAACGCTCAATGCCGAACCCTCCCGGTTCTATGCCGCCGGTCTCAATCAGTTGGGAAAACTGCTTGCCGCCGGACTCGATGTGCGGCGGGAAATACGGATTGCTGCGCTGCGCCACGAAACGGGGACAGAGCGCTGGATGCTGTTTGATGCCAACGGCGCGCATGCCGGAACCGCCGACGCGGTGCTGCTGACGCCGCCGGCGCCGCAGACGGCGGAAATCCTGGCAATGAGCGAGTTCGATCCGACATTGCGCGACGCGCTGGTGCGAGAACTGATCCGCGTGCCGTATCGACGCTGCCTGACGCTGACTCTGGCGTATGACCGACCGATTGAGCGACCGTTCTATGCGCTGGTTAATGTTGATCGGCAACATCCGGTGGCGTGGCTGGCGCTCGAACACACGAAGGGCACGGAACGCTGCCCGCCTGGACACAGCCTGTTGATCGTTCAAATGTCCGGTCATTTTAGTTTGCAACAGTGGGATGCACCGGCCGAAGAACTGGCATCCGCCGTGATAGAGATGGTCAGCATGGTGCTTGAGGAGGATCTCCGCCGTCCAATGTGGTATGATCGTCAGGGATGGCGCTATGCTTTGCCGGATGGAGTCGCAAAGGCGGACATGCTCAATAGCACGCAGACCGGATTGTTCTTTGCGGGCGACTACGCTGTCGGGCTAGGGCGCATCCACCTGGCGATCAAGAACGGTCAGGAAGTCGCTCGCGCAATTGACGCCTGGCTCAATCGATAA
- the dcd gene encoding dCTP deaminase produces the protein MTIKSDRWIQVMAREYGMIEPFVAEQVRGGIISYGLSSYGYDMRVADEFKVFTNVFNTLVDPKHFDPRSFVDIRGDYCDIPPNSFALARSVEYFRIPRNVLCIVLGKSTIARCGIIVNVTPLEPEWCGYVTIEISNTTPLPARIYANEGIAQVLFLESDEPPLVSYADKAGKYQNQTGVVPPRL, from the coding sequence GTGACGATCAAGTCCGACCGCTGGATACAGGTAATGGCGCGCGAATATGGTATGATCGAGCCGTTTGTTGCCGAACAGGTGCGCGGTGGTATCATTTCATATGGGTTATCGTCCTACGGCTACGACATGCGCGTCGCCGATGAGTTCAAGGTGTTCACGAATGTGTTCAACACCCTGGTGGACCCCAAGCACTTCGATCCACGCTCCTTCGTTGATATTCGCGGCGACTACTGCGACATTCCGCCGAACTCATTCGCGTTGGCGCGCTCGGTCGAATACTTCCGCATTCCGCGCAATGTGCTCTGCATCGTGTTGGGGAAAAGCACCATCGCTCGCTGCGGCATCATTGTGAATGTGACGCCGCTTGAGCCAGAGTGGTGCGGGTACGTGACCATCGAAATCTCGAATACGACGCCATTGCCTGCGCGCATCTATGCCAACGAAGGGATTGCGCAGGTGCTATTCCTGGAAAGCGACGAACCGCCGCTTGTGTCGTATGCCGATAAAGCGGGCAAATATCAGAATCAGACGGGGGTTGTGCCGCCGCGATTGTAG
- a CDS encoding FG-GAP repeat protein produces the protein MRHPAMFSARLAGVLVIALIAFLTPVRLALPQSSLNFTQTKLTAADAAQYDYFGLSVALAGDTAIVGAYGKSDLAPNAGAAYAFARSTASWVQQARLGISDVLAGAYLGAVVATDGVQTAVGAPYAGIDAQDAGAVYLFSNASWQRQAIITPADPESPAQFGGAIAIGQNTLIVGAPLHDSYGRDAGAVYVFAFDGVAWVQRQKLIGADVVPGDRFGSALALSDGWLAVSAPLHGAGGAVYLFEFDGVAWVQRHKVSAGDTIAGDRFGSALALNNGWLAVGAPLHRVTGSFSGAVYLFEFNGASWPQRQKFVASDTVASDRFGSALALSGQRLVVGAPLHSANGPASGAVYVFDRSGATWIERAKLIGSDTDSGDRLGWSVDIDGNTIIAGAYGDALFGPATGAAYVFVDVTGAGATNTPLPIVTATPTATATPTATATPTATATPTATATPTATATATNTATATPTATATATNTATATATPTASHTATATATATSTATNTATPTPTATPTATATATNTATATATPVPTATPTATPTATPAPTATPTATPTASHTATATSTATNTATPTATPTATATATNTATATATATNTATATPTATATPTATATATATATATPTPMATATPSPTATVTPVILRPFLACVARRAPAGYVALFGYEVQGDASVQVPIGADNRFNRYRENLGQPTTFEPGKRRVAFAVVFDGLPLTWSLNGQTVTAHANYPIRCGSDAVLRIQPILECTLPDGNGASIARFGYRNDNAFNVAVPVWWQNFFVPRPIQRGQPIVFAPGRHRNVFSTGFSQGALVWLLDGRIAVATDSPVQACRFN, from the coding sequence ATGCGCCATCCCGCCATGTTCAGTGCGCGTCTTGCCGGCGTCCTGGTGATCGCGCTGATTGCGTTCTTGACGCCCGTTCGTTTGGCGCTGCCGCAATCATCCCTGAACTTCACGCAAACGAAACTGACTGCCGCTGATGCCGCTCAGTACGATTATTTCGGTCTGTCAGTCGCGCTTGCAGGTGACACGGCAATCGTTGGCGCCTACGGCAAGTCGGACCTGGCGCCCAACGCTGGCGCCGCCTACGCTTTTGCCCGCAGCACTGCATCCTGGGTGCAGCAGGCGCGTCTTGGCATATCCGATGTTCTGGCAGGCGCGTACCTCGGCGCAGTAGTGGCGACCGATGGCGTGCAGACAGCGGTGGGAGCGCCGTATGCCGGCATTGATGCGCAGGATGCCGGCGCGGTTTATCTCTTCTCGAACGCTAGCTGGCAACGCCAGGCGATCATCACTCCCGCTGATCCTGAATCACCGGCGCAGTTTGGCGGCGCTATCGCAATCGGTCAGAACACGCTGATCGTTGGTGCGCCGTTGCACGACTCCTACGGCAGGGATGCTGGCGCGGTCTATGTCTTCGCCTTCGATGGCGTTGCGTGGGTGCAACGCCAGAAACTGATCGGCGCCGATGTTGTTCCTGGCGACCGCTTCGGCAGCGCACTGGCGCTGAGCGATGGCTGGCTTGCGGTCAGCGCGCCACTGCATGGCGCGGGTGGGGCGGTCTATCTCTTCGAATTCGATGGCGTTGCCTGGGTGCAGCGGCACAAAGTGTCCGCTGGCGACACGATTGCCGGAGATCGCTTCGGCAGCGCACTGGCGTTGAACAATGGCTGGCTTGCGGTTGGGGCGCCATTGCATCGCGTTACCGGCAGTTTCAGCGGAGCCGTCTATCTTTTTGAGTTTAACGGCGCGTCCTGGCCGCAGCGCCAGAAGTTCGTAGCAAGCGATACGGTCGCCAGCGATCGCTTCGGTAGCGCACTGGCGCTTTCCGGTCAGCGACTCGTCGTCGGAGCGCCATTGCATAGTGCGAACGGACCTGCCAGTGGCGCAGTCTATGTGTTCGACCGTAGCGGCGCAACCTGGATCGAACGCGCAAAACTGATCGGCAGCGACACCGATAGCGGTGATCGCCTCGGTTGGTCGGTTGACATCGATGGCAATACCATTATTGCCGGGGCGTATGGCGATGCGCTCTTTGGTCCGGCAACCGGTGCAGCGTATGTTTTTGTCGATGTGACCGGTGCAGGGGCAACCAATACGCCGTTACCGATCGTCACCGCCACGCCAACGGCGACGGCCACGCCAACGGCGACGGCCACGCCAACGGCGACGGCCACGCCAACGGCGACGGCCACGCCAACGGCGACGGCGACGGCCACGAACACGGCCACGGCGACGCCAACGGCGACGGCCACTGCCACGAACACGGCGACGGCGACGGCCACACCAACGGCGAGCCACACGGCGACGGCAACGGCAACGGCGACGTCCACTGCCACGAACACGGCGACGCCAACGCCAACGGCGACGCCAACGGCAACGGCGACAGCCACGAACACGGCAACGGCGACGGCCACTCCTGTGCCGACGGCCACACCGACGGCCACGCCAACGGCCACTCCTGCGCCGACGGCCACACCGACGGCCACACCGACGGCGAGCCACACGGCAACGGCGACGTCCACTGCCACGAACACGGCGACGCCAACGGCGACGCCAACGGCGACGGCCACTGCCACGAACACGGCCACGGCGACGGCCACTGCCACGAACACGGCGACGGCGACGCCAACGGCGACGGCGACGCCAACGGCGACGGCAACGGCAACGGCGACGGCGACGGCGACGCCCACACCAATGGCGACGGCCACACCGTCACCGACGGCAACCGTCACGCCTGTAATCCTGCGTCCGTTTCTCGCATGTGTTGCGCGGCGCGCACCGGCAGGTTATGTCGCGCTCTTCGGCTACGAGGTGCAAGGTGATGCGTCTGTGCAGGTTCCAATCGGCGCCGACAATCGCTTCAATCGCTATCGAGAGAACCTTGGGCAGCCGACGACCTTCGAGCCAGGGAAGCGCAGAGTTGCATTTGCGGTGGTTTTCGATGGTCTGCCGCTCACATGGTCGCTGAATGGGCAGACAGTCACGGCTCATGCGAATTATCCGATCCGCTGTGGCAGCGATGCCGTGCTCCGTATTCAGCCCATTCTGGAATGCACGCTGCCCGATGGCAATGGCGCTTCGATTGCGCGGTTCGGCTATCGGAACGATAACGCCTTCAATGTTGCCGTGCCCGTTTGGTGGCAGAATTTCTTTGTTCCGCGACCGATCCAACGCGGCCAGCCAATCGTATTTGCGCCCGGTCGTCATCGGAATGTTTTCTCAACCGGTTTCTCACAGGGGGCGTTGGTGTGGCTCCTCGATGGACGGATCGCGGTAGCGACCGACTCGCCGGTGCAGGCGTGCCGGTTCAACTGA
- a CDS encoding GNAT family N-acetyltransferase, with amino-acid sequence MAALILHDKRTIETYLRRNPALHVYELGDLDDFFWSRTIWYGLREGDHIQALALLYTGGDLPVLLAMAPPPATALAALLAQAMPLLPPHFYAHLSPEARDALTSHYILEPHGPHLKMALTNPDRLAGIDTSVVERLTSAATDELQALYARSYPGNWFDPRMLETGQYFGVRDADGVLLSVAGVHVYSMEQRVAALGNITTLPSARSRGLATMATAALCRSLLRTVDLIGLNVRADNTAAIACYRRLGFDVVAEYEEHLLHYRGY; translated from the coding sequence ATGGCAGCGCTCATCCTTCACGACAAACGCACCATTGAAACCTATCTGCGCCGGAATCCGGCGTTGCATGTTTACGAGTTGGGCGATCTCGACGATTTCTTCTGGTCCCGCACCATCTGGTATGGCTTGCGGGAAGGCGACCACATCCAGGCGCTGGCGCTGCTCTACACCGGAGGCGATCTTCCCGTTCTCCTGGCGATGGCGCCCCCACCGGCGACGGCACTCGCGGCATTGCTGGCTCAGGCGATGCCACTGCTTCCGCCACACTTCTACGCGCACCTGTCGCCCGAAGCGCGCGATGCGCTCACCTCGCACTACATCCTCGAACCTCACGGTCCACACCTGAAGATGGCGCTGACAAACCCGGATCGTCTTGCGGGCATCGACACCAGTGTGGTTGAACGCCTGACATCGGCGGCAACCGATGAACTCCAGGCGCTCTACGCGCGCAGTTATCCGGGAAACTGGTTCGACCCGCGCATGCTGGAGACCGGTCAATACTTCGGCGTGCGCGATGCCGACGGCGTGCTGCTCAGCGTCGCCGGGGTGCATGTCTACTCAATGGAGCAACGGGTTGCGGCATTGGGCAATATCACCACCCTGCCATCAGCTCGCAGTCGTGGGCTGGCGACAATGGCAACTGCGGCGCTCTGTCGTTCGCTGCTGCGCACCGTCGATCTCATCGGTTTGAATGTGCGTGCGGACAACACTGCCGCAATCGCCTGCTACCGTCGCCTCGGGTTTGACGTTGTGGCGGAATACGAGGAGCACCTGCTGCATTATCGGGGATACTGA
- a CDS encoding DICT sensory domain-containing protein, with protein sequence MRSTHALSLDPSYIDTLSAFSFAAFFQDQKKTLHSRSMMLALSYLIEDYAAAAPETCLIATFQRFSHYRRQAHRYHRFAPQLSQAFVLGFPDEPPPDVPGVTTIALAAEWPLVHEWTVIAWGPTIAAALVAYDEDRCAPYRASRRFQAVWIVSFAQIEPMMTAFYHALGQSAPVVTRDALATQRTTVVMQKELTARLRAIRH encoded by the coding sequence ATGCGATCAACTCATGCGCTTTCACTCGACCCATCCTATATCGACACCCTCAGCGCTTTCAGTTTCGCAGCATTCTTCCAGGATCAGAAGAAGACCCTGCACAGCCGCAGCATGATGCTGGCGCTGAGTTACCTGATCGAAGACTATGCCGCCGCAGCACCGGAGACGTGCCTGATCGCAACATTCCAGCGCTTCTCCCATTACCGCCGTCAGGCGCATCGCTATCACCGCTTTGCGCCACAGTTGTCACAGGCATTTGTGCTGGGGTTTCCCGATGAGCCGCCGCCCGACGTGCCAGGCGTCACAACGATTGCTCTGGCAGCGGAGTGGCCCCTCGTGCACGAATGGACGGTCATTGCTTGGGGACCAACGATCGCAGCGGCGCTTGTCGCTTACGATGAGGATCGGTGCGCGCCCTACCGCGCATCCCGTCGTTTCCAGGCGGTCTGGATAGTGAGCTTTGCGCAGATCGAACCGATGATGACTGCGTTTTACCACGCGCTCGGTCAATCAGCGCCGGTTGTGACGCGCGATGCCCTGGCGACACAGCGCACGACTGTGGTGATGCAAAAAGAACTGACCGCGCGATTGCGCGCGATCAGGCATTGA